In the genome of Magnolia sinica isolate HGM2019 chromosome 2, MsV1, whole genome shotgun sequence, one region contains:
- the LOC131237386 gene encoding putative disease resistance protein RGA3, with protein sequence MAEAILSPLLDAIVGNLASAAIEEFRQAWGWGVDEELDNLSSTLSAIQAVLEDAEDRHVESKATKDWLRKLKDVAYDADDLLDEFAIEAQRSKSEGRIQTYKRRKVCDTILSLFSSRQDPFQRDMARRIKEIREQLDRIAKDRFDLHLRARDSVRRLEFRPRPQTSSLIDESDVFGRERDREQIIESLVLSGSSRKDVQVISIVGMGGLGKKTLSQLVYNDERVEKHFELRAWACASEDFDVGTLTKQIIESATGIKCDFSGLDPMQWHLQETVSGKRFLLVLDDVWNEKYSDWEQLRVPLRVGAKGGKILVTTRSEIVSSVMNTVLTHRLGVLPDDDCWSLFERRAFADDSIDSYPELVAIAKKIVGKCRGLPLAVKALGGLLSSKRCAREWENILRSEIWDLPERNSDILPALRLSYQHLPIHLKQCFAFCSICPKGYKFVKEELVQLWIAEGFVQHKEGNQIEDAVREYFDDLLFRSFFQCSHETGGGQYCYRMHDLIHDLSRSISGGECFRIECGKVCSIPEKCRHMSLTWDDDTEPMDFEAFTKSKGLRTLLFIHSYRAKIEQAPQDMLLKFRCLRVLDFSSINVAELSNSIGNLKHLRYLDLSWTRIRRLPESLCSIYNLQTLKLKGCRKLIELPNDTRNLINLQHLNLENCHKLKSTPPGIGKLTSLQTLSMFIVNRERGQGIGELKDMKSLRGSLQISKLENVVNVNVAHEANFKNKPCIHELQLEWSHVVGINLRNERVEEEVLEGFQPHPNLQKLSIGNYNGNNFPSWMRDLLLPNLVSVDMYNCRRCSLLPSLGQLRFLKYLCVHGMDELKIMGREFCGDGIVKGFPSLEALRLTRLPNLEDWCSVEEGDFPCLRRLSIQYCSRLRALPHLPPTLTELEISDCKGLTALPLFPCLCKLELFACGEMVLRSVPQLTSLSFVRLSGFCELTSLPKGLLQPLTKLKELEISSCLKLASLLNGVGLQEEGLPITLMSLEISHCGNLKSLPKGLQRLTSLQRLKIAACSQLSSLPEEGLPTNLQSLIMFGCPMLTEQCKKDGGEYWPKISHIPDIRIDFDKISQH encoded by the coding sequence ATGGCTGAAGCAATTCTATCCCCTCTTCTCGATGCAATCGTCGGAAACTTAGCATCGGCAGCAATCGAAGAGTTTCGGCAAGCATGGGGCTGGGGCGTCGATGAGGAGCTCGACAATCTATCGAGCACCTTATCTGCAATTCAAGCTGTGCTCGAAGACGCTGAGGACAGGCATGTGGAATCTAAGGCCACCAAGGACTGGCTTCGGAAGCTCAAAGATGTTGCTTACGATGCCGACGACTTGCTGGACGAGTTCGCGATCGAAGCTCAACGGTCGAAATCAGAGGGCCGGATTCAAACCTACAAGAGAAGGAAGGTATGTGACACCATCTTATCTTTATTCAGTTCAAGACAAGATCCATTTCAACGAGACATGGCACGTAGGATAAAGGAGATTAGGGAGCAATTAGATAGGATCGCAAAGGACCGTTTCGATCTCCACCTTAGAGCACGAGACAGTGTCAGGAGGCTTGAATTCCGACCGCGTCCGCAGACTAGCTCCTTGATTGATGAGTCCGATGTTTTTGGTAGGGAAAGGGATCGAGAACAGATAATAGAATCGTTGGTGTTGTCTGGGTCTAGTAGAAAAGATGTTCAGGTCATTTCGATAGTTGGTATGGGTGGACTCGGGAAGAAGACCCTTTCTCAGCTTGTTTACAATGACGAGCGAGTAGAGAAGCACTTTGAGCTACGGGCATGGGCGTGTGCATCTGAAGATTTCGATGTCGGAACACTTACGAAACAAATTATAGAATCTGCAACTGGAATTAAGTGTGATTTCTCCGGCTTAGATCCTATGCAATGGCACCTTCAAGAGACCGTGAGTGGAAAGAGATTTTTACTTGTGTTGGACGATGTGTGGAATGAGAAATATAGCGATTGGGAGCAGCTACGTGTTCCCTTGAGAGTTGGGGCGAAAGGAGGTAAAATATTAGTAACTACACGAAGCGAAATAGTTTCGAGTGTCATGAATACGGTCCTCACCCACCGTTTGGGAGTTTTGCCGGATGATGATTGTTGGTCCCTGTTCGAACGCCGAGCATTTGCAGATGACAGTATTGATTCTTACCCTGAATTGGTAGCAATTGCAAAGAAAATTGTTGGCAAGTGCCGAGGTTTGCCTTTGGCAGTAAAGGCACTTGGAGGTCTCTTGTCTTCTAAGAGATGTGCAAGAGAGTGGGAAAATATCTTGAGAAGTGAAATATGGGACTTGCCCGAAAGAAACAGCGACATTTTACCGGCTCTAAGATTGAGCTATCAACATTTGCCAATACATCTGAAGCAGTGCTTTGCATTTTGCTCCATATGTCCTAAAGGTTACAAATTCGTGAAGGAAGAATTAGTTCAGCTATGGATTGCAGAAGGCTTTGTTCAgcacaaggaggggaatcaaatagAAGATGCCGTCCGTGAATACTTCGATGATCTGTTGTTTAGATCTTTCTTTCAGTGTTCGCATGAAACTGGGGGAGGTCAATATTGTTACCGAATGCATGATCTGATCCATGATCTGTCACGATCAATATCTGGTGGTGAGTGTTTTAGAATTGAATGTGGTAAGGTGTGTAGTATTCCTGAAAAGTGTCGTCATATGTCACTGACTTGGGATGATGAtacagaacccatggattttgaGGCCTTTACTAAATCCAAGGGCTTGCGTACATTGCTTTTTATACATAGTTATCGAGCCAAAATTGAGCAGGCCCCTCAAGATATGCTCCTGAAGTTCAGATGCCTGCGTGTTTTGGATTTTAGTTCTATTAACGTTGCTGAGTTGTCAAATTCTATTGGCAATTTGAAACATCTCCGATACCTTGATCTTTCTTGGACTCGTATTAGAAGGTTGCCTGAATCCTTATGTAGCATCTACAATCTGCAGACACTGAAACTCAAAGGTTGTAGAAAGCTGATTGAGTTACCAAATGACACAAGGAACCTTATTAACCTACAACATCTAAATCTTGAAAATTGCCATAAATTAAAATCCACACCTCCAGGAATTGGGAAGTTAACATCTCTGCAAACACTGTCAATGTTCATTGTGAATAGAGAGAGGGGACAGGGGATAGGAGAGTTGAAGGACATGAAGAGCCTTCGAGGCTCTCTTCAGATTTCCAAGCTTGAGAATGTGGTCAATGTAAATGTGGCTCATGAGGCTAATTTCAAGAATAAACCGTGCATTCATGAGTTGCAGTTGGAATGGAGTCACGTTGTTGGCATTAACCTACGAAACGAAAGAGTCGAAGAGGAGGTGCTCGAAGGCTTCCAACCTCATCCTAACTTGCAGAAGCTATCAATAGGAAACTATAATGGTAATAATTTTCCAAGTTGGATGAGGGATCTCCTGCTCCCTAATCTAGTGAGTGTTGACATGTACAATTGTAGGAGATGTAGCCTCCTCCCATCTCTTGGACAACTACGTTTCCTTAAGTATCTCTGTGTCCACGgaatggatgaactgaaaatcatGGGACGTGAGTTCTGCGGCGATGGCATTGTGAAGGGTTTTCCGTCATTAGAGGCACTACGACTCACACGCTTGCCTAATTTGGAGGACTGGTGCAGCGTTGAGGAAGGGGACTTCCCTTGCCTCCGTCGACTTTCAATTCAATATTGCTCTCGTCTAAGGGCATTGCCCCACCTCCCTCCCACTCTCACAGAGCTGGAGATTTCAGACTGCAAGGGACTGACTGCCCTTCCGTTGTTCCCCTGTCTTTGTAAATTAGAACTGTTTGCATGTGGTGAGATGGTATTGAGATCTGTACCTCAGCTTACATCTCTTTCCTTTGTGCGCCTGAGTGGGTTTTGTGAACTAACTTCACTACCCAAGGGATTGCTACAACCCCTTACCAAATTGAAGGAGTTAGAGATTTCTTCTTGTCTTAAGCTTGCCTCTTTGCTGAATGGGGTCGGGTTACAAGAAGAGGGGCTGCCCATCACTCTTATGTCTCTTGAGATCTCCCATTGTGGTAATCTCAAGTCACTCCCAAAGGGGCTGCAAAGGCTCACCTCCCTCCAACGTTTGAAGATCGCTGCCTGCTCTCAACTCTCTTCCTTGCCAGAGGAGGGGCTGCCGACCAATCTTCAATCTCTTATTATGTTTGGATGTCCCATGTTAACGGAACAGTGCAAAAAGGACGGAGGCGAATATTGGCCGAAGATTTCACACATCCCTGATATACGGATCGATTTTGATAAGATTTCTCAGCACTGA
- the LOC131230202 gene encoding uncharacterized protein LOC131230202 — MELELEVGLKITQPREDLTTHFFFSTEEGNNPPFKYTETNTMFLLIANLPGFKNNQINIQIDRTGTRISVSGEKWVQEMVMVRWQMCKKDPRIKSFRRVFRIPDGIVLDHIQAKFDELDSILTIFMPKSKKGIWGIKIEEILEKDEEKEQEINGTSIERETIANNVDKDIPKCPERDGFNDREIVEESKELKMENREETDSLKQIQEMSETEREKEPEERLDQEVPLLRIAPMPETHVPTTPDIAPRTETPKIQDSNEVDKNHQMKKFEEIQDVNLPELKFQDFDSTAESDAKLPEVETPKKVETEKIVEEHKSEEHEGVHVPQLSEPAPETLDSMEAESNIKETTNAASPGRKLEIPKAEMEIEEVGDDRGRNVGEDMGIPQKEAEIKERSDQGAELEEGKEEKLDHQSKEISNNRERKGRHYNKRFCNPCCLFVGSTFVISLVVIVIHLIKDKRSNRAIHDKRD, encoded by the exons ATGGAGTTGGAGTTGGAGGTGGGCCTTAAAATTACACAACCGAGGGAAGATCTGACCACTCACTTCTTCTTCTCTACAGAGGAAGGCAACAATCCTCCCTTCAAATACACCGAAACCAACACCATGTTCCTACTCATAGCCAATCTCCCAG GTTTCAAGAACAATCAAATCAATATACAGATCGACAGAACGGGGACTAGAATCTCAGTAAGTGGAGAAAAATGGGTTCAGGAGATGGTGATGGTAAGATGGCAGATGTGTAAGAAGGACCCAAGGATCAAAAGCTTCCGACGGGTCTTCCGAATCCCTGACGGCATTGTCTTGGATCACATCCAGGCAAAGTTCGATGAATTGGACTCGATCTTAACTATTTTCATGCCCAAATCAAAAAAAGGAATTTGGGGGATCAAAATCGAAGAGATTTTGGAAAAGGATGAAGAAAAAGAGCAAGAAATCAATGGCACAAGCATTGAAAGAGAGACAATTGCAAACAATGTTGATAAAGATATACCAAAATGTCCTGAACGAGACGGTTTTAACGACCGCGAGATTGTGGAGGAATCGAAAGAGTTGAAAATGGAAAACAGAGAAGAAACAGATTCGCTCAAACAAATCCAAGAAATGTCTGAAACCGAACGTGAAAAGGAACCAGAAGAAAGGCTGGATCAAGAAGTTCCTCTACTTCGAATAGCCCCAATGCCGGAGACTCATGTGCCAACAACACCAGATATCGCACCTCGAACAGAAACACCAaaaatccaagactcaaatgaAGTAGACAAAAACCATCAAATGAAGAAATTTGAAGAGATTCAAGATGTAAATCTTCCTGAATTGAAATTTCAAGATTTTGATTCTACAGCGGAATCAGATGCAAAACTTCCTGAAGTGGAAACACCGAAAAAAGTAGaaactgaaaaaatagtggaaGAACACAAATCAGAAGAACATGAAGGTGTTCATGTTCCCCAATTATCAGAACCAGCTCCAGAAACCTTGGATTCCATGGAAGCTGAATCAAACATTAAAGAAACAACAAATGCAGCTTCGCCTGGACGAAAGCTAGAAATTCCGAAAGCTGAAATGGAAATTGAAGAAGTAGGCGATGATCGAGGACGCAATGTAGGTGAAGATATGGGAATTCCACAAAAAGAAGCAGAAATTAAAGAAAGAAGCGATCAGGGAGCGGAATTGGAAGAAGGCAAAGAAGAGAAGCTGGATCATCAGAGTAAAGAAATTTCCAATAATCGAGAGAGGAAGGGGAGGCACTACAACAAAAGATTTTGCAATCCCTGTTGCTTGTTTGTAGGATCGACCTTCGTCATCTCTCTTGTAGTGATTGTGATTCATCTGATAAAAGATAAACGAAGTAATCGGGCAATCCATGATAAGAGAGATTGA